CACGGCCGCCACCGCCGTCAGCTCGTCGTCCTCGTCGATCACCGCCTCGAGCAGGCGCACCGGGGCCGGCCCGCGCTCGCGGCCGGCGGCGGCCGCGAGGCGATCCCCGCTGCGCAGCCCGTCCACCACGAACGGTGCCTGCTGCACCTCAGCTAGGAGGTGTCGAAGAGAGCGAGCCACACTGCTACTTCGCGGCCGGACGGCTATCGGTTGACCACGACCATGAGGTCTCGACCACTCCGGGTGGACCTTCTGCTGTCGCTCCGACCGACTGAGGACCCGCGCGGAAGGGCCTACGCGGACGGGTCAGGCGCGGCGTCGATCAGCGCCTGACCGGACTCGGCGTCGAAGGGCACGGACTCGTGGGACCGGATGACGAGCCACGCACCGTCGCCGCGCCGCCGGCACACCTGGGTGCTCCGCACCCACATGTCGACGTCGCCGCCACCCTTCAGCGTGCCGCGCACGTGGTAGAAGAACGAGCAGACACCGAGGTCGCCGTCGCGGACCACGTCGAGATCGGTGACGTCGTACTCCGGCCCGGACTCGTAGCCGTCCAGCCACGCCCGGAGGCCGTCTCTCACGGCGTCCCGCCCGGTGGTGCGGGTCGGGGGCAGCACCGGGAACATCTGCACCTCGGGGTCGTGCGCGGCGATCAGCGCCTCGACGTCGCGGTCGCGCACCGCCGCCACCCTGCGCTCGATCAGTGCCACGAGTTCTGTCGGGTCATCCGTCATGC
This genomic window from Nocardioides anomalus contains:
- a CDS encoding YybH family protein, whose amino-acid sequence is MTDDPTELVALIERRVAAVRDRDVEALIAAHDPEVQMFPVLPPTRTTGRDAVRDGLRAWLDGYESGPEYDVTDLDVVRDGDLGVCSFFYHVRGTLKGGGDVDMWVRSTQVCRRRGDGAWLVIRSHESVPFDAESGQALIDAAPDPSA